TGGATGTGCATGGGGTGCCACATCATGGTGTCGTTGATGAATTTCACTTCCACGCGTTCCCCGGCTTTGAGGTCAAAGGCGTTCTCGAAGGGGTGGGCCGGGTCGAAGCGGTGTCCGTTAATGCCCCAGTCGTACTTCATCATTCCGCCGGTCAGGCGCAGTTCATGGACCCGGTCGGGTTTCTTGGCGGGCAGCGTCACGGAGGGGTCCGCGGTGAGTTGACCGCCGTGGAGAACTGTTCCGGTCAGGGTGCTGGGCAGGGACTCCCTGGCCGGCACGGTCCCGGTCCCGGTGGCAATGAGCCCGTAAGTCATCTGCCCTTTCCCTTCGGCCAGCGCCAATACGGGGGTGATTCCGTCCTTAGCGGTCAGGAGAGCGTCGATGCGCTCACCCATGCCCAGCACGACGGCGTCAACCTCGGTGTGCTTGATGGGGAACCCGTCGGTGTGAGTCAGGGTGAGCTGCTGACCGGGAACCCCTACCCGGTAGGCGGTGTCTCCGGCGGCGTTGATGATGCGCAGACGGATCTTCTCACCCGGTGTGGCCGTGAACGTTTCCGGATTCTCCGGGTCTTTGCCGTTGAAGAGATGTAAGGGGTAGGCAACATCACCGGCGTCTCCACCTAAAAAGTCACTGGAGGCGCCCATGAGCATGTGGCCCATCGACATGCCGCCCGGGCCAGTGTTCCCTTGGCTTGTTTTTCCCTGGTCTGTCTTTTCCTGGTCCGGGTTGCCGTGGCCCATGCCATCCATGCCGCCCCCTGACATGCCCCCGCCCATGCCTTGGGAGAGTTCCTTCAGAACATCGGTGGGGGTTCCGCTGATGCCGTCGAGCCAGTCGTCCAGGACGATCACCCACTCCTTGTCATAGACGAGCGTCTCGTTCGGGTCCTCGATGATGAGCGCCCCGTAGAGAGCTTGTTCGCGCTGCATTTCCACGTGTGAGTGGTACCAGTAGGTGCCAGGGTGGGGAAGTTTGAAGTTGTAGCCGTTCTGGGACCCGGGGGCGAAGGCGTCCTGCGTGAGACCGGGGACGACGTCGTTGTTGTTGCTTAGGGCTAGGCCGTGCCAGTGCACGCTGGTGCCGGCACTGAGTTTGTTGGCAATAGTGATCGTGAGTTGGTCGCCCACGGTGCCGCGCAGGGTTGGTGCCACGAGGGTACCGTTGTAGCCGGCGGTAGTGATGGGCTTGCCAGCCAAGGTGGTGGTCAGCGGTGCCGGGCTCAGCGTTTTGGTGATGGTTGTTCCGGTGGCGGCCCGGGCAGCTTCGATCTTAGCAATCAATGGATCCGTGGGCAGGATCCGGTTTTGCTGGCTTGCTGTGGTGGCGGGAGTGCAGGCGCTGAGTGCAGCTATGGCGGTAGCGGCCACGGACAGTCCTAGGAAGGAGCGCCGGGTGGGGGTGTTGTTCATAATGAATTCCTTTGCGGGTGTCCGGTTGGACCGTCGGTGGCGTTGGTGGCGAAGAAGTCCCCAGCGTTCACCGTGTCAGGGTGTGGCCAGGGAGAAGGTGGCTCCGCCGTCGGAGGAGCTTTGCACGCCTTCAGCAGTGGCCGCCCAGATTCTGGGTTTACCGGCTGTGCCGGCCACAGCGGTTACGGCCTGAACCTGCCCTTCAACCTTCCCGGCTTGAGTCCAGGTCAGTCCGGCATCACTGGAGGTATTGACGTTGCCGTCGGGGGTGATGCCGACAGCCTGTGTGGGTGCGGCCCCCGCTCCAGCAGATTCGTTGGCGAAGGACACGAACTGCATGAGCGGGGCGTCTGGAACTGCTTTCCAGGTTTTCCCGCTGTCGGTGGAGCGTTGCAAGCCATCTTCGGTGGTGGCCAAGACTATTGAGGTGGCCGGATTTCCGGCCAATACTGCCGGGGTAAAGCTCGCCGTGGATGTTGCCCATGTGACGCCGTCGACGCTGGTGCGCAATTCTCCGTCAAAGGCGACGAGTCCGTGGTCAGTGCTGCTGAGAGCGTGGAAGTCTGATTGGCCACCGCGCGAGAGAGGTTCCCACGTTTTGCCGGCATCTAAGGAACGGATCAGGCCCACGGGGTTTGGCAGTGTGGAGCCGGGGCCGGGGTGCCCGGAGGCGTAAAACACCAAAGGATCCGCTGTTGCGGTGAAGCCCATTAGGTCAATCGTCTGCGCTCCGATTTTGACGGGGGTTTTGTTGGTGGCGTCGTAGAGACCGTCGTGGGTGGCGAGGAGAATCTGCTTGGATACAGGATCCACAACGATTCCGTGGACATGCCCGTCATCAGCTGAGACGGGTTCGGGGGCAGCCGCAGTGGTTGTCGGTGGTGTGCAGCCAATCAGAGTCAGTGGCAGAAGCAAGGCTGCGCTGAGCAGTGGAAGGCGAGTGCGCGAGAAGAGGGTTAGAAATTTCAAGGAGGTCTCCAAAGGAAGAGGGGAGGGCTGTGGCCGGTGGCGGCCCATCAGGGTCGCCACCGGCGTGTAGAGCGGGCGGTCTCTACAGAGCGGCCAGCAGTTTTTTCATGTCATTGATTTCAGTTTCTTGGCTGGAAACAATTGATGTGGCCAAGGTGACGGCGTCAGTGTTCTTTCCCTCGGCTACTTCAGTCTTGGCCATTTCAAGGGCGCCTTCATGATGAGCTGTCATCTGGACAAGAAACAATTTGGCTGCCTCAGTGCCTTCGGCTGCCTTGAGTTTGTCCAAGTCGGTGCTGGTCATCATGCCGGCCATGGCGTGATCTTCGGTCATGGTGGTGGGTTCACCCCAAGACTTGAGAAAGTTCGTCATGGTGGTGATCTCCGGGGCTTGGGCGGCCTTGATGTCTTTGGCCAAAGCTGCGATTTTTGTGTCCATGCCGGGTTTTGCCAGCATGATCTCGCTCATCTCCACCGCTTGGGAGTGGTGGGGCAGCATCATCTGGGCGAACATCGTATCCGCGGCGTTATGCGCGGCCCCGGTGTCAGTACCGACTTCGGTTGGCTGGGCGGTGGACATGGCCGAACCGCCGTGGTCCATGCCCTCCATCGAGCCGGGGTCGGCGGCTGTGGAACAGCCACCCAGGGCAATGAGGGCGGCAAATGCGGTGGCAGTAAGGGGCAGAAGTTTTTTCACGGTAAACAGTCCTCAACTCAATTTTTCATTACAGATGGACGCAACCCTTTAGTGGAGTGCGTTAACGTGGGCCCGTCACTTGGTGACAGGTCAGTATCGGACGTTTTACGTCCGGCTGATAGAAAGTTGAGTCAAAGAAGGCGGATCCAGAAGTCGGCCCGAGATTTTGTATCCAGCCTGATCCGATGCGGTGGGACCGGCGGAGGGGTCGGGAACGAGACCGGGCTGCGGGGCCGTTGGCGTTCCGGTACCAGGAGCGGGGATACAGGATCCG
This genomic window from Arthrobacter sp. TMP15 contains:
- a CDS encoding DUF305 domain-containing protein, with translation MKKLLPLTATAFAALIALGGCSTAADPGSMEGMDHGGSAMSTAQPTEVGTDTGAAHNAADTMFAQMMLPHHSQAVEMSEIMLAKPGMDTKIAALAKDIKAAQAPEITTMTNFLKSWGEPTTMTEDHAMAGMMTSTDLDKLKAAEGTEAAKLFLVQMTAHHEGALEMAKTEVAEGKNTDAVTLATSIVSSQETEINDMKKLLAAL
- a CDS encoding multicopper oxidase family protein; the encoded protein is MNNTPTRRSFLGLSVAATAIAALSACTPATTASQQNRILPTDPLIAKIEAARAATGTTITKTLSPAPLTTTLAGKPITTAGYNGTLVAPTLRGTVGDQLTITIANKLSAGTSVHWHGLALSNNNDVVPGLTQDAFAPGSQNGYNFKLPHPGTYWYHSHVEMQREQALYGALIIEDPNETLVYDKEWVIVLDDWLDGISGTPTDVLKELSQGMGGGMSGGGMDGMGHGNPDQEKTDQGKTSQGNTGPGGMSMGHMLMGASSDFLGGDAGDVAYPLHLFNGKDPENPETFTATPGEKIRLRIINAAGDTAYRVGVPGQQLTLTHTDGFPIKHTEVDAVVLGMGERIDALLTAKDGITPVLALAEGKGQMTYGLIATGTGTVPARESLPSTLTGTVLHGGQLTADPSVTLPAKKPDRVHELRLTGGMMKYDWGINGHRFDPAHPFENAFDLKAGERVEVKFINDTMMWHPMHIHGHTFQIGTAGARKDTVIVRPMETVSVQFDADNPGQWLFHCHNAYHAERGMMGVFSYLA
- a CDS encoding F510_1955 family glycosylhydrolase, producing MKFLTLFSRTRLPLLSAALLLPLTLIGCTPPTTTAAAPEPVSADDGHVHGIVVDPVSKQILLATHDGLYDATNKTPVKIGAQTIDLMGFTATADPLVFYASGHPGPGSTLPNPVGLIRSLDAGKTWEPLSRGGQSDFHALSSTDHGLVAFDGELRTSVDGVTWATSTASFTPAVLAGNPATSIVLATTEDGLQRSTDSGKTWKAVPDAPLMQFVSFANESAGAGAAPTQAVGITPDGNVNTSSDAGLTWTQAGKVEGQVQAVTAVAGTAGKPRIWAATAEGVQSSSDGGATFSLATP